From the Solanum stenotomum isolate F172 chromosome 4, ASM1918654v1, whole genome shotgun sequence genome, one window contains:
- the LOC125862544 gene encoding heterogeneous nuclear ribonucleoprotein 1-like, which translates to MMETDLGKLFIGGISWDTDEERLKEYFTSYGEVVEAVIMRDRNTGRARGFGFVVFANPAVAERVVNEKHIIDGRTVEAKKAVPRDDQQIINRNNSSIQGSPGPGRTKKIFVGGLASTVTESDFKTYFDQFGTITDVVVMYDHNTQRPRGFGFITYDSEDAVDRALYKTFHDLNGKMIEVKCAVPKELSPGPNRSPFTGFNYGLGRVNNFLNNYAQGYSLGSVGGYGVRMDGRFSPVSSGRTSFSQFSSPAYGMGVNLDPALSPTFAGASNFSNNLGYGRVLNPYFTGNSSRYTTPIGYNTGSNRGDSLLSSPTRNVWGNGGLNSSPGPGSSGSFLGSGTGGYGVFGNNGANWGSLAISAPVGSASGYGGRNVGFRSGGNGYGLGSGGLARSNAAGGVPTSFAASGGAYEGSYGDVYRSGSMYGDSTWQAVSSDMEGSNTFGYGLENPADDSAKDSENYIGNYSIANRQSNRGIAA; encoded by the exons ATGATGGAGACAGATCTCGGTAAGCTATTTATAGGTGGGATATCTTGGGACACAGATGAAGAACGTCTTAAAGAATATTTCACTTCGTATGGAGAAGTGGTTGAAGCTGTGATCATGAGAGATCGCAATACTGGTCGTGCTCGTGGTTTTGGTTTTGTTGTCTTTGCTAATCCCGCTGTTGCTGAAAGAGTTGTTAATGAGAAGCACATCATCGATGGGAGGACG GTTGAGGCAAAGAAGGCGGTTCCGAGGGATGaccaacaaataataaatagaaacaATAGCAGCATTCAAGGATCTCCAGGTCCTGGACGCACAAAAAAGATATTTGTAGGAGGTTTAGCATCTACTGTTACTGAGAGTGACTTCAAGACATACTTTGATCAGTTTGGTACAATTACAGATGTTGTAGTGATGTATGACCACAACACTCAGAGGCCAAGAGGCTTTGGATTTATAACTTATGATTCAGAGGATGCAGTGGATAGGGCATTGTATAAGACGTTTCATGATCTAAATGGTAAAATGATTGAGGTGAAGTGCGCTGTTCCTAAAGAGCTGTCTCCGGGGCCCAACAGGAGCCCTTTCACTGGATTCAACTATGGACTTGGTAGAGTAAATAACTTTCTCAACAACTATGCTCAAGGGTATAGTTTAGGTTCGGTTGGAGGATATGGGGTCAGGATGGATGGTAGATTTAGTCCAGTTTCCAGCGGACGTACAAGTTTCTCTCAGTTTTCTTCTCCTGCTTATGGAATGGGTGTCAATTTGGACCCAGCTTTGAGCCCCACCTTTGCAGGAGCTTCCAATTTTAGCAACAATCTTGGTTATGGGCGGGTTCTGAACCCATATTTCACTGGCAACTCAAGCAGATACACTACGCCCATTGGATATAACACAGGCAGCAATAGAGGTGATTCTTTGCTTAGCTCACCAACCAGGAATGTATGGGGAAATGGTGGTCTTAACAGTTCTCCAGGTCCTGGTAGCTCCGGTTCATTTTTGGGATCCGGAACTGGTGGTTATGGGGTCTTTGGGAATAATGGTGCCAATTGGGGCTCGTTGGCTATTTCTGCTCCAGTTGGTAGTGCTTCTGGATATGGTGGTCGGAATGTTGGGTTCAGGAGTGGGGGAAACGGTTATGGGCTGGGATCTGGAGGACTTGCAAGAAGCAATGCAGCAGGTGGTGTCCCAACTTCATTTGCTGCATCAGGTGGTGCTTATGAGGGGTCTTATGGAGATGTATATCGCAGTGGCTCCATGTATGGTGATTCAACATGGCAAGCTGTGTCTTCTGATATGGAGGGCTCTAATACATTTGGATATGGACTTGAAAATCCCGCAGATGATTCAGCTAAAGACTCTGAGAATTATATTGGAAATTATAGTATTGCAAATAGACAATCAAATAGAG GAATCGCAGCATAG